One window of the Sulfitobacter alexandrii genome contains the following:
- the der gene encoding ribosome biogenesis GTPase Der gives MSFTLAIVGRPNVGKSTLFNRLVGKRLALVDDQPGVTRDLREGAARLADLRFTVIDTAGLEEVTDDSLQGRMRRLTERAVDMADICLFMIDARVGVTPSDLVFADILRKRAGHVILAANKAEGKAADAGVIEAYSLGLGEPIRLSAEHGEGLNDLYSALMPLADSYAERATEDAPETDVELPEDDDEITDTVPQPTEAKPLQVAVVGRPNAGKSTLINQILGEDRLLTGPEAGITRDAISLRTDWNGVPMRIFDTAGMRKKAKVQEKLEKLSVSDGLRAVKFAEVVVVLLDAEIPFEQQDLRIADLAEREGRAVVVAVNKWDIEEDRQAKLKALKEAFERLLPQLRGAPLITVSAKTGRGLDRLHDAIMRAYEVWNRRVTTAQLNRWLSGMMEAHPPPAPQGKRIKLRYMTQAKTRPPGFVVMCSHPDKVPDSYNRYLVNGLRIDFDMPGTPIRLWMRGQNDANPYKGRKKAGPSKLRKHTEGRRKD, from the coding sequence ATGTCCTTTACCCTTGCCATCGTGGGCCGACCCAATGTGGGCAAGTCCACTTTGTTCAACCGTCTGGTGGGCAAACGCCTTGCGCTGGTGGATGACCAGCCCGGCGTGACCCGCGACCTGCGCGAGGGTGCGGCGCGGCTTGCCGACCTGCGGTTTACCGTGATCGACACCGCGGGGCTCGAGGAAGTCACCGACGACAGCCTGCAGGGCCGGATGCGCCGGCTGACCGAGCGCGCCGTCGACATGGCCGACATCTGCCTCTTCATGATCGACGCCCGCGTCGGCGTCACGCCTTCCGACCTCGTCTTCGCCGACATCCTGCGCAAGCGGGCCGGGCACGTGATCCTTGCGGCCAACAAGGCGGAAGGCAAAGCGGCGGATGCCGGTGTGATCGAAGCCTATTCGCTGGGTCTGGGCGAGCCGATCCGCCTGTCCGCCGAACACGGCGAAGGGCTGAACGATCTCTATTCCGCGCTGATGCCGCTGGCCGATTCCTACGCGGAGCGGGCCACGGAGGACGCCCCGGAAACGGATGTGGAACTGCCCGAGGACGACGACGAGATCACCGACACCGTGCCCCAGCCGACCGAGGCCAAGCCGCTTCAGGTCGCGGTGGTGGGGCGGCCCAACGCGGGCAAGTCGACGCTGATCAACCAGATCCTCGGCGAGGACCGGCTGCTGACCGGCCCCGAGGCCGGGATCACCCGCGACGCGATCTCTCTGCGCACCGACTGGAACGGCGTGCCGATGCGCATCTTCGATACCGCCGGGATGCGCAAGAAGGCCAAGGTACAGGAAAAGCTGGAGAAACTCAGCGTCTCCGACGGGCTGCGCGCGGTCAAGTTCGCCGAGGTCGTCGTGGTGCTGCTGGACGCCGAGATCCCCTTTGAACAGCAGGACCTGCGCATTGCCGACCTGGCCGAGCGCGAGGGCCGGGCGGTGGTCGTCGCCGTGAACAAATGGGACATCGAGGAAGACCGGCAGGCCAAGCTCAAGGCGCTGAAGGAGGCGTTCGAGCGTCTGCTGCCCCAGCTGCGCGGGGCGCCTCTGATTACCGTCAGCGCCAAGACGGGCCGGGGTCTCGACCGCCTGCACGACGCCATCATGCGCGCCTACGAGGTCTGGAACCGCCGAGTGACGACCGCGCAGCTCAACCGCTGGCTGTCGGGCATGATGGAGGCGCATCCGCCCCCCGCGCCGCAGGGCAAGCGGATCAAGCTGCGCTACATGACGCAGGCCAAGACGCGGCCGCCCGGCTTCGTCGTGATGTGCAGCCACCCGGACAAGGTGCCGGACAGCTACAACCGCTATCTGGTCAACGGGCTGCGGATCGACTTCGACATGCCGGGTACGCCCATCCGCCTCTGGATGCGCGGCCAGAACGACGCGAACCCCTACAAGGGGCGCAAGAAGGCCGGACCATCGAAACTGCGCAAGCATACCGAGGGCCGCCGCAAGGACTGA
- a CDS encoding PQQ-binding-like beta-propeller repeat protein: MIQDRNRGTALMLGGAVTALLLLTACAEEEIYLPGKREPVRSILQDPELAAPLDGEEDTVNTSRPIALGAATNNASWTHSIGTAQYRTTHPALRGTLQPVWSVDIGAGDSRKQRITADPVVAGGRVFTLDADAHVTATSTSGQTLWTRDLTPVNDRSGQGTGGGLAVDGDTLYVSVGYGVLAALDVTTGGERWSQKLEASGSGTPTIYGDLVYVTSGDDTGWALDKSNGRIEWQVGGSSSVNNVLGAPAPAVTDQFVIFAYGTGEVQGVFRRGGLPRWNASVVGKRPGRALSSVSDVTSAPVVSGGTVYVGNHSGRLAALDAESGQRRWTARDGAIGPVWPIGDSVFAITDLNELVRLDAADGRRVWGIPLPNFVKEKPLRQSEVVAHHGPVVAGGG, translated from the coding sequence ATGATCCAAGATCGAAACCGCGGCACGGCCCTGATGCTGGGCGGTGCCGTGACGGCGCTGCTGCTGCTGACCGCCTGCGCCGAAGAGGAAATCTATCTGCCGGGCAAGCGTGAGCCGGTCCGGTCCATCCTGCAGGATCCCGAACTCGCCGCCCCCCTCGACGGCGAGGAAGACACCGTCAACACCAGCCGTCCGATCGCGCTCGGCGCTGCGACGAACAACGCCTCGTGGACCCACAGCATCGGTACGGCGCAGTACCGCACGACGCATCCCGCGCTGCGCGGCACGCTGCAGCCCGTGTGGTCGGTGGACATCGGCGCGGGCGACAGCCGCAAGCAGCGGATCACCGCCGACCCCGTCGTCGCGGGCGGGCGTGTCTTCACGCTCGACGCCGACGCGCATGTGACCGCGACCTCCACCTCGGGCCAGACGCTCTGGACCCGCGACCTCACGCCCGTCAACGACCGCTCGGGGCAGGGCACCGGCGGCGGTCTCGCCGTGGACGGCGACACGCTTTATGTCTCCGTCGGCTACGGCGTGCTGGCGGCGCTCGACGTGACCACCGGCGGCGAACGCTGGTCGCAAAAGCTCGAGGCTTCCGGCTCCGGCACGCCCACGATCTACGGTGACCTTGTCTATGTCACGTCGGGGGACGACACCGGCTGGGCGCTCGACAAGAGCAACGGCCGCATCGAATGGCAGGTGGGCGGCAGCAGCAGCGTGAACAACGTGCTGGGCGCCCCGGCCCCCGCCGTCACCGACCAGTTCGTCATCTTCGCCTACGGTACGGGCGAGGTTCAGGGCGTGTTCCGCCGGGGCGGCCTGCCGCGCTGGAACGCCTCCGTCGTCGGCAAACGGCCGGGCCGGGCGCTGTCCTCCGTCTCAGACGTGACATCGGCCCCCGTGGTGTCGGGCGGCACGGTCTACGTCGGCAATCACTCCGGGCGTCTTGCCGCGCTCGACGCCGAAAGCGGCCAGCGCAGGTGGACCGCGCGGGACGGCGCCATCGGGCCGGTCTGGCCCATCGGGGATTCGGTATTCGCGATCACCGACCTCAACGAACTCGTACGGCTCGACGCCGCCGATGGCCGCCGGGTCTGGGGCATCCCCTTGCCCAACTTCGTCAAGGAAAAGCCGCTGCGCCAGTCCGAGGTCGTGGCCCACCATGGCCCCGTCGTCGCGGGGGGCGGGTAA
- a CDS encoding tetratricopeptide repeat protein, with product MSDTDSFIDEVNEEVRRDRLYHLLRRYGWIAALAIVLVVAGAAWNEYRKAQARAEAEALGDAMLAALSTDDAAQRAEQLSAVSPQSPDAGAVLRLLTAAEQVEAGETAAAADTLETVATDGEVPQIYRQLANFKALTLPDTDMSVEDRRQAFEAMAQPGNPLRLLASEQLALLDIEQDQPDAAIARYQSILQDAEITSDLQQRALQVIVALGGEPELDVDAVAADGAVGGQQVGN from the coding sequence ATGAGCGACACAGACAGCTTTATCGACGAAGTCAACGAAGAGGTGCGCCGCGACCGGCTGTACCACTTGTTGCGCCGCTATGGCTGGATCGCGGCCCTGGCCATCGTGCTGGTCGTGGCGGGGGCGGCCTGGAACGAGTACCGCAAGGCCCAGGCGCGGGCGGAGGCCGAGGCACTGGGCGATGCCATGCTGGCGGCCCTGTCCACCGATGACGCGGCCCAACGCGCCGAACAGCTTTCCGCCGTGTCGCCCCAGTCACCGGACGCTGGTGCGGTGCTGCGCCTGCTGACGGCCGCCGAACAGGTCGAGGCCGGCGAGACCGCCGCCGCCGCCGACACGCTTGAGACGGTCGCGACCGATGGCGAGGTGCCCCAGATCTACCGCCAGCTCGCGAACTTCAAGGCGCTGACCCTGCCGGACACCGACATGTCGGTGGAGGACCGCCGCCAGGCGTTCGAGGCGATGGCACAGCCGGGCAACCCGCTGCGCCTGCTGGCCAGCGAACAGCTTGCGCTGCTGGACATCGAACAGGATCAGCCGGACGCCGCTATCGCGCGCTACCAGTCGATTTTGCAGGACGCCGAAATCACCTCGGACTTGCAACAGCGCGCCCTACAGGTGATTGTGGCGCTGGGTGGAGAACCCGAGCTGGATGTCGACGCGGTCGCGGCGGATGGCGCGGTCGGCGGGCAGCAGGTCGGAAACTGA
- a CDS encoding efflux RND transporter periplasmic adaptor subunit, which yields MRFFSILAAVAVTAILALSILARPQLMALVGMDEPPAPAASAASEETETPADSAAPAQEIRRVKVSVRRFDAQQVDSAVVLRGQTEAIRQVDVRAETSAVVASAPLRKGAKVSEGDPLCELDPGTRGAALQEARARLSEAESRVPEAEARVEQARAQLEEAQINQNAASRLSEDGFASQTRVASSDAAVATARAAVTSATAGLSAAQSGIEAATAAVASAEKEIERLTILAPFEGLLESDTAELGSLLQPGGLCATIIQLDPIKLVGFVPETEVNRVSLGARAGARLAAGGNQVTGEVIFLSRSADPQTRTFRVEIEVPNPDLEIRDGQTAEIAIASAGVQAHLIPQSAMTLNDEGALGVRTVDADDVVSFVPVSIMRDAANGVWVTGLPETANVIVVGQEYVTEGVTVDPTYEEVTQ from the coding sequence ATGCGTTTTTTCTCCATCCTTGCTGCAGTCGCCGTGACTGCGATCCTTGCCCTGTCCATTCTCGCCCGTCCCCAGCTCATGGCGCTGGTAGGCATGGATGAACCCCCTGCCCCGGCCGCCTCTGCCGCATCGGAAGAGACCGAAACGCCCGCCGACTCGGCGGCACCCGCGCAGGAAATCCGCCGGGTGAAGGTCAGCGTCAGGCGATTCGATGCCCAGCAGGTGGACAGCGCGGTCGTGTTGCGCGGCCAGACCGAAGCGATCCGGCAGGTCGACGTGCGGGCCGAGACCTCCGCCGTGGTCGCCTCGGCCCCGTTGCGCAAGGGGGCCAAGGTGTCGGAAGGCGATCCTTTGTGCGAACTTGATCCCGGCACGCGGGGCGCGGCCCTGCAGGAGGCGCGTGCCCGCCTGAGCGAGGCGGAAAGCCGCGTTCCCGAGGCCGAGGCGCGGGTCGAACAGGCCCGTGCGCAGCTGGAGGAGGCCCAGATCAACCAGAACGCCGCCTCGCGGCTGAGCGAGGACGGCTTTGCGTCGCAGACGCGCGTGGCCTCGTCGGACGCGGCGGTGGCCACGGCGCGGGCGGCGGTCACATCCGCCACCGCGGGCCTCAGCGCCGCGCAATCCGGCATCGAGGCGGCAACCGCCGCCGTCGCCAGCGCCGAGAAGGAGATCGAGCGCCTGACCATCCTCGCCCCCTTCGAGGGCCTGCTGGAGAGCGACACGGCCGAACTGGGAAGCCTGCTGCAACCCGGCGGGCTGTGCGCGACCATCATCCAGCTCGATCCGATCAAGCTGGTGGGCTTCGTGCCTGAAACCGAAGTGAACCGCGTGAGCCTCGGCGCCCGGGCCGGGGCACGGCTGGCCGCGGGCGGCAACCAGGTGACGGGCGAAGTGATCTTCCTGTCGCGTTCCGCCGATCCGCAGACCCGGACCTTCCGGGTCGAGATCGAGGTGCCGAACCCCGATCTGGAGATCCGCGATGGCCAGACCGCCGAGATCGCCATCGCGTCGGCCGGCGTGCAGGCGCACCTGATCCCGCAAAGCGCGATGACCCTGAACGACGAAGGCGCCCTCGGCGTGCGGACGGTGGACGCGGACGACGTGGTGTCCTTTGTCCCGGTGAGCATCATGCGCGATGCCGCAAACGGCGTCTGGGTGACCGGCCTGCCTGAGACCGCCAACGTGATCGTGGTGGGTCAGGAATACGTGACCGAAGGCGTCACGGTCGATCCGACCTACGAGGAGGTCACCCAATGA
- a CDS encoding efflux RND transporter permease subunit, with product MSGIVDWAAGRARMVLAFILLSLVVGGYAYSTLPKEGEPDIEVPALFVSVQFPGISAADSETLLVKPMETELADLDGLKTMTGTAAENYAGVALEFEFGWDKTKIMADVRDAMGTAQADFPEGAETYTINEINFSEFPIIIVNLTGPVPERTMARVARDLQEDLEGLDAVLEAGLAGDRDEMLEVLIDPLRLEAYNVTAGELINVVQNNNQLIAAGEIETDQGTFSVKIPSSFDDPSDIYSLPVKTNGDRVVTLGDLAQINLTFEDRKGTARFNGEKTLALQVVKRKGYNLIDTAAQVKEIVAQRAADWPDELRAAVTVGTSNDQSRIVDSMVQQLLGSVFTAVALVMIVVLAALGIRAALLVGFAIPTSFLLCFAFLALMGISISNIVMFGLILAVGMLVDGAIVVVEYADKRQQEGEGPMRAYVEAAKRMFWPVISSTATTLCAFLPMLFWPGIAGEFMGMLPVTLIFVLSASLLVALIYLPVMGGVTGRLEVWMARRMRAVAGLPLLLHLLLFVGAAILFVPAALLLGPPEPGQPGLLFQWMTSAFEAMDSLSILSVVITFATVFALVVVAAAVGALALGGFLLALISLFALMTRLGRAGRWLATRMFRREPDRIHAGYRRNGFGYLMAFIAGNPLMPLVMAGAVFVFVGTVLIYFTNNSKGVEFFVESEPEQAIVYVLARGNLSLEEKDALLERAEKVVLENPGVQTAFAFAGEGGLDSNTGGAQAPKDSIGQIQLETIPWEDRPETVEPWFTIPFLGATVTRHTQDPAYDGDVIIDDLTERLQQIPGIQTEILAQSRGPASGKPVHLRLKSDSYTDLVAATESVRAQYERTPGLTLIEDTRPLPGIDWRIDVDVEKAGRYGADVVTVGAMVQLVTRGLLLDTMRVDSSDEEIEIRVRLPEQDRVLSTLDTLKVRTTDGLVPLSNFITRTPVPKLAEINRIDQKRYLDVKADVAPGLMKIVEGDTTSGTTMATLEAAPAGTAPEVTALDGTGYVVIDRTEAAAGKDLQANLASGDFRLVPINANERIAEITKWLDTDPLPDSISTEWTGDQEEQAESEAFLSSAFTAALGLMFIILLAQFNSFYNSVLVLLAVVLSTTGVLIGMLVMDQTFSIIMTGTGIVALAGIVVNNNIILIDTYQEFERYMPRIEAIIRTAQARIRPVLLTTITTMAGLAPMMFGLSLDFAAGGYTIDSPTALWWKQLATAVVFGLGIATVLTLLVTPSMLAIRVWATTYVRWFARLLARMSLGRASRAAQDWALARDARRTKLQEIIWDDVSAPIAVVPPRLSAAE from the coding sequence ATGAGCGGCATCGTCGACTGGGCCGCCGGGCGGGCCAGGATGGTCCTGGCCTTCATCCTGCTGAGCCTTGTTGTCGGCGGCTATGCCTATTCGACCCTGCCCAAGGAAGGCGAGCCCGACATCGAGGTGCCGGCGCTTTTCGTATCGGTGCAGTTCCCCGGCATCTCGGCGGCGGACAGCGAGACGCTGCTGGTCAAGCCGATGGAAACCGAGCTGGCGGATCTCGACGGGTTGAAGACCATGACCGGCACCGCCGCCGAGAACTATGCCGGCGTGGCGCTGGAGTTTGAATTCGGCTGGGACAAGACCAAGATCATGGCCGATGTCCGGGATGCCATGGGCACGGCGCAGGCGGATTTCCCGGAAGGGGCGGAAACCTACACCATCAACGAGATCAACTTCTCGGAATTTCCCATCATCATCGTCAACCTGACCGGGCCGGTGCCAGAACGCACCATGGCCCGCGTGGCCCGCGATCTGCAGGAGGATCTCGAAGGGCTGGACGCGGTGCTGGAAGCCGGGCTGGCGGGCGACCGGGACGAGATGCTCGAAGTGCTGATCGACCCGCTCCGGCTGGAAGCCTACAACGTGACCGCGGGCGAGCTGATCAACGTCGTGCAGAACAACAACCAGCTGATCGCGGCGGGCGAGATCGAGACCGATCAGGGCACCTTCTCGGTCAAGATCCCGTCGTCGTTCGACGATCCGTCCGACATCTACAGCCTGCCGGTCAAGACCAACGGGGACCGGGTCGTCACGCTGGGCGACCTGGCACAGATCAACCTGACCTTCGAGGATCGCAAGGGCACGGCGCGGTTCAACGGGGAAAAGACGCTTGCGCTGCAGGTGGTCAAGCGCAAGGGCTACAACCTGATCGACACCGCCGCGCAGGTCAAGGAGATCGTCGCGCAACGCGCCGCCGACTGGCCGGACGAACTGCGCGCGGCTGTCACGGTGGGGACATCGAACGACCAGAGCCGGATCGTGGACAGCATGGTCCAGCAGCTTCTGGGCAGCGTGTTCACCGCCGTGGCGCTGGTGATGATCGTGGTTCTGGCCGCGCTCGGGATCCGCGCGGCCCTGCTGGTGGGTTTCGCCATCCCCACGTCCTTTCTGCTGTGCTTTGCGTTCCTCGCACTGATGGGGATCTCGATCTCGAACATCGTGATGTTCGGGCTGATCCTGGCGGTGGGGATGCTCGTGGACGGCGCCATCGTGGTGGTCGAATACGCCGACAAGCGCCAGCAGGAGGGCGAGGGCCCGATGCGCGCCTACGTGGAAGCCGCCAAGCGCATGTTCTGGCCGGTGATCTCCTCGACCGCGACAACGCTCTGCGCGTTCCTGCCGATGCTGTTCTGGCCCGGCATCGCGGGGGAGTTCATGGGCATGCTGCCGGTAACGCTCATCTTCGTGCTGTCGGCGTCGCTGCTGGTGGCGCTGATCTACCTGCCCGTGATGGGCGGCGTGACCGGGCGGCTCGAAGTCTGGATGGCCCGCCGGATGCGGGCGGTGGCCGGCCTGCCGTTGCTGCTGCACCTTCTTCTGTTCGTCGGCGCTGCGATCCTCTTCGTGCCCGCGGCGCTGCTGCTGGGGCCTCCGGAACCGGGCCAGCCCGGCCTGCTGTTCCAGTGGATGACGTCCGCGTTCGAGGCCATGGATTCCCTTTCCATCCTTTCGGTTGTCATCACCTTCGCGACGGTCTTTGCGCTGGTGGTGGTGGCGGCGGCGGTCGGCGCGCTGGCCCTGGGCGGCTTTCTGCTGGCGCTCATCAGCCTTTTCGCGCTGATGACGCGGCTGGGCCGTGCGGGCCGCTGGCTGGCCACGCGCATGTTCCGCCGCGAACCCGATCGGATCCACGCCGGCTATCGCCGCAACGGCTTTGGCTACCTGATGGCGTTCATCGCCGGCAACCCGCTGATGCCGCTGGTGATGGCGGGGGCCGTGTTTGTCTTCGTGGGCACGGTGCTGATCTACTTCACCAACAATTCCAAGGGTGTGGAATTCTTCGTGGAGTCCGAACCGGAACAGGCCATCGTGTATGTCCTCGCGCGCGGCAACCTGTCGCTGGAGGAAAAGGATGCGCTGCTGGAACGGGCCGAAAAGGTCGTGCTGGAGAATCCCGGCGTGCAGACCGCCTTTGCCTTTGCTGGGGAAGGCGGGCTCGACAGCAACACCGGCGGCGCGCAGGCGCCCAAGGACAGCATCGGGCAGATCCAGCTTGAAACCATCCCGTGGGAGGACCGCCCCGAGACGGTGGAGCCCTGGTTCACCATTCCGTTTCTGGGGGCGACCGTCACCCGCCACACCCAGGATCCCGCCTATGACGGCGATGTCATCATCGACGATCTGACCGAGCGGCTGCAACAGATCCCCGGGATCCAGACCGAGATCCTTGCGCAGTCGCGCGGCCCCGCGTCGGGCAAACCGGTGCACCTGCGGCTCAAGTCCGACAGCTACACCGATCTTGTCGCCGCTACCGAATCCGTGCGGGCCCAGTACGAGCGGACCCCCGGCCTGACCCTGATCGAGGACACGCGCCCCCTGCCCGGCATCGACTGGCGGATCGATGTCGACGTGGAAAAGGCCGGACGCTACGGCGCCGACGTGGTCACCGTGGGCGCGATGGTGCAACTGGTCACGCGTGGCCTGCTGCTGGACACCATGCGGGTGGACAGTTCCGACGAGGAGATCGAGATCCGCGTGCGCCTGCCCGAGCAGGACCGCGTTCTGTCCACGCTCGATACGCTCAAGGTCCGCACGACCGACGGGCTGGTGCCGCTGTCCAACTTTATCACCCGGACCCCGGTGCCGAAACTGGCCGAGATCAACAGGATCGACCAGAAACGCTATCTCGACGTGAAGGCGGACGTGGCCCCCGGCCTGATGAAGATCGTCGAGGGCGACACCACAAGCGGAACCACCATGGCGACCCTAGAGGCTGCCCCGGCGGGCACCGCGCCGGAGGTGACGGCACTGGACGGTACAGGATACGTCGTGATCGACCGGACCGAGGCGGCCGCGGGCAAGGACCTGCAGGCGAACCTGGCCAGCGGCGACTTCCGGCTCGTGCCGATCAACGCCAACGAACGGATCGCCGAGATCACCAAGTGGCTCGACACCGACCCCCTGCCCGACAGCATCAGCACGGAATGGACCGGCGACCAGGAAGAGCAGGCCGAAAGCGAGGCCTTCCTTTCCTCGGCCTTCACCGCGGCGCTCGGGCTGATGTTCATCATCCTGCTGGCGCAGTTCAACAGCTTCTACAACTCGGTGCTGGTGCTGCTCGCGGTGGTGCTGTCCACCACGGGCGTGCTGATCGGGATGCTGGTGATGGACCAGACCTTCAGCATCATCATGACCGGGACGGGCATCGTGGCGCTGGCGGGGATCGTGGTGAACAACAACATCATCCTGATCGACACCTACCAAGAATTCGAACGCTACATGCCCCGGATCGAGGCGATCATCCGCACCGCGCAGGCGCGCATCCGTCCGGTGCTGCTGACAACGATCACCACGATGGCGGGGCTTGCACCGATGATGTTCGGCCTCAGTCTCGACTTCGCGGCGGGCGGCTATACCATCGACAGCCCTACCGCGCTGTGGTGGAAACAGCTGGCGACGGCGGTGGTCTTCGGGCTGGGGATCGCGACGGTCCTGACGCTTCTGGTGACGCCGTCGATGCTGGCGATCCGGGTCTGGGCCACGACCTACGTCCGCTGGTTCGCCCGGCTTCTGGCGCGGATGTCGCTGGGACGGGCCAGCCGCGCCGCGCAGGACTGGGCGCTCGCCCGGGATGCCCGCCGCACCAAGTTGCAGGAAATCATCTGGGACGACGTGAGCGCGCCGATCGCGGTGGTGCCCCCGCGCCTGTCGGCGGCGGAGTAG
- a CDS encoding DUF302 domain-containing protein: MIRSFLAAPIALAVLALPAAAQMIDTLSPHAVHVTMDRLEAAVQEAGATVFARVDHAAGAADADMELRPTELLIFGNPALGTPAMQDGQTAGLDLPMRVLAFADSEGVVHVTYHDPAALALAHGLPEDAAYLQKMTDALAQLTGKATAEE, encoded by the coding sequence ATGATCCGTTCCTTCCTTGCCGCCCCGATCGCGCTGGCCGTGCTTGCGCTGCCCGCCGCTGCCCAGATGATCGACACGCTCAGCCCCCACGCGGTGCACGTGACGATGGACCGGCTGGAGGCAGCGGTGCAGGAGGCAGGGGCCACAGTCTTTGCCCGCGTCGATCATGCCGCCGGCGCGGCAGACGCGGACATGGAACTGCGCCCCACCGAACTGCTGATCTTCGGCAACCCGGCGCTGGGAACCCCGGCGATGCAGGATGGCCAGACGGCCGGCCTCGACCTTCCGATGCGGGTGCTTGCCTTTGCGGATTCCGAAGGGGTGGTGCATGTCACCTACCACGATCCCGCCGCGCTGGCGCTGGCACATGGCCTGCCCGAGGATGCCGCGTACCTGCAGAAGATGACCGACGCGCTGGCGCAGCTGACCGGCAAGGCCACCGCCGAGGAGTAG
- a CDS encoding ABCB family ABC transporter ATP-binding protein/permease, which translates to MSANTASPADRDDAPPKKPLTDEQLAEQAERQSAMRVLRRVAPYLWPRDMPWVKRRVVWAMVALVASKLVSVATPLFYKDAVDALAGEGTPMLALGAVALTLAYGMARLMNVGFQQLRDAVFARVGQRALRMLALETFQHIHKLSLRYHITRKTGGLSRIIERGVKGVDFLLRFLLFSIGPLILELLLIAIILTALFDIWYTVVVAVTIALYVWFTFAVTEWRVKLRRQMNDSDTDANQKAIDSLLNYETVKYFGAEAREAARYDHAMAGYEEAAIKTNYSLAFLNFGQALIITAGLVGVMVMAAIGVQNGTLTVGDFVMVNAYMIQITVPLNFLGTVYREIRQALVDMGQMFGLLEQPAEITDKPDAPDLRITGGRVTLENVRFGYDPDRLILNGISLEARPGETLAIVGSTGSGKSTIGRLLFRFYDVQGGALRIDGQDIRDITQDSLHRAIGVVPQDTVLFNDTIRYNIAYGRDAATQDEIEAAARAAQIHDFILSLPQGYETAVGERGLKLSGGEKQRVGIARTLLKDPPILLLDEATSALDSDTEHEIQDALRRAGQGRTVLTIAHRLSTVAEADRIIVLEKGEIVEQGSHETLLARQGRYAQLWQRQQSEED; encoded by the coding sequence ATGTCCGCAAATACCGCCAGCCCCGCCGATCGGGATGACGCCCCCCCAAAGAAGCCACTGACCGACGAACAGCTGGCCGAACAGGCCGAACGCCAGTCCGCCATGCGGGTTCTGCGCAGGGTCGCGCCCTACCTCTGGCCCCGGGACATGCCATGGGTCAAGCGTCGGGTGGTCTGGGCGATGGTCGCGCTCGTCGCGTCCAAGCTGGTGTCGGTCGCCACGCCGCTGTTCTACAAGGATGCCGTCGACGCGCTGGCGGGAGAGGGCACGCCGATGCTGGCCCTTGGCGCGGTGGCGCTGACGCTGGCCTACGGCATGGCGCGCCTGATGAACGTGGGCTTTCAGCAGCTGCGCGACGCGGTATTCGCCCGCGTGGGCCAACGCGCGCTGCGCATGCTGGCGCTGGAAACCTTCCAGCACATTCACAAGCTGTCCCTGCGCTATCACATCACCCGCAAGACCGGTGGCCTGAGCCGGATCATCGAACGCGGGGTCAAGGGCGTGGACTTCCTGCTGCGGTTCCTGCTGTTCTCCATCGGGCCGCTGATCCTCGAACTGCTGCTGATCGCGATCATCCTGACAGCGCTTTTCGACATCTGGTACACGGTCGTCGTGGCGGTCACGATCGCGCTGTATGTCTGGTTCACGTTCGCGGTCACCGAATGGCGCGTAAAGCTGCGGCGCCAGATGAACGACAGCGACACGGATGCGAACCAAAAAGCCATCGACAGCCTTTTGAACTATGAAACGGTCAAATACTTCGGGGCGGAGGCCCGCGAGGCTGCGCGCTACGATCACGCCATGGCGGGCTACGAGGAAGCGGCGATCAAGACGAACTACTCGCTGGCGTTCCTGAACTTCGGGCAGGCGCTGATCATCACGGCCGGACTTGTGGGCGTGATGGTCATGGCGGCCATCGGGGTACAGAACGGCACCCTCACGGTGGGCGATTTCGTGATGGTCAACGCCTACATGATCCAGATCACCGTGCCGCTCAACTTTCTGGGCACCGTCTACCGCGAGATCCGGCAGGCGCTGGTGGACATGGGCCAGATGTTCGGCCTGCTCGAACAGCCGGCCGAGATCACGGACAAGCCGGACGCGCCCGACCTCCGGATCACCGGCGGGCGCGTGACGCTGGAAAATGTCCGCTTCGGCTATGATCCCGACCGGCTGATCCTCAACGGCATCAGTCTCGAGGCGCGACCGGGCGAGACACTGGCCATCGTGGGCTCCACCGGGTCGGGAAAGTCGACGATCGGGCGTCTGCTGTTCCGGTTCTACGACGTGCAGGGCGGCGCGCTGCGGATCGACGGGCAGGACATCCGCGACATCACCCAGGACAGCCTGCACCGGGCCATCGGCGTGGTGCCGCAGGACACGGTGCTGTTCAACGACACGATCCGCTACAACATCGCCTACGGTCGCGATGCGGCGACACAGGACGAGATCGAGGCCGCCGCCCGCGCCGCGCAGATCCACGACTTCATCCTGTCCCTGCCGCAGGGCTACGAGACGGCGGTGGGCGAGCGCGGGCTCAAGCTGTCCGGCGGCGAGAAACAGCGCGTCGGCATCGCCCGGACGCTGCTCAAGGATCCGCCGATCCTGCTGCTGGACGAGGCGACCAGTGCGCTCGACAGCGATACCGAACACGAGATCCAGGACGCGCTGCGCCGCGCGGGGCAGGGGCGCACCGTGCTGACCATCGCACACCGCCTGTCCACGGTGGCCGAAGCGGACCGGATCATCGTGCTGGAGAAAGGCGAGATCGTCGAGCAGGGCAGTCACGAGACGCTCCTCGCCCGGCAGGGGCGCTACGCCCAGCTCTGGCAGCGGCAGCAGTCGGAAGAGGACTGA